The following proteins are co-located in the Pan troglodytes isolate AG18354 chromosome 5, NHGRI_mPanTro3-v2.0_pri, whole genome shotgun sequence genome:
- the LOC104006928 gene encoding putative protein PRAC2, with translation MDRRWMALRPGSRRRTAFFFHSRSLVPNLLAFFLGLSGAGPIHLPMPWPNGRRHRVLDPHTQLSTHEAPGCWKPVAPRDMKACPQFLLEWSASAGRGRPCLFNGPSTLVE, from the coding sequence ATGGACAGAAGGTGGATGGCGCTGCGGCCTGGCTCCCGCAGACGGACTGCCTTCTTCTTCCATTCGAGATCGCTCGTACCGAACCTCCTTGCCTTCTTCCTGGGTCTCTCGGGGGCTGGACCAATACATCTGCCGATGCCCTGGCCGAATGGCAGGCGACATCGGGTCCTGGACCCCCACACGCAGCTCAGTACCCACGAGGCCCCAGGCTGCTGGAAGCCTGTAGCTCCGCGGGATATGAAAGCCTGTCCGCAGTTTCTGCTGGAGTGGTCAGCCTCTGCCGGGAGGGGGCGCCCTTGTCTTTTTAATGGTCCTAGCACACTAGTGGAATAA